A single window of Pyrus communis chromosome 10, drPyrComm1.1, whole genome shotgun sequence DNA harbors:
- the LOC137747302 gene encoding subtilisin-like protease SBT1.8 codes for MASEAFWFGALLLLLPCLLAMAKQTYIVHMNQHSKPESYATHHDWYSASLQSFSSDSDSLLYTYTDAYHGFAASLDPDQAELLRQSDSVIGVYEDTVYNLHTTRTPEFLGLDTESGLWAGHSTQDLNQASNDVIIGVLDTGVWPESKSFDDTGMPEIPTKWRGQCESAPDFAATLCNKKLIGARSFSKGYQMASGGSNLRKPSEVVSPRDIDGHGTHTSSTAAGSLVANASLLGYASGTARGMAPHARVAAYKVCWSTGCFGSDIIAGMDRAIIDGVDVLSLSLGGGSAPYYRDTIAIGAFTAMERGIFVSCSAGNSGPTKASLANTAPWIMTVGAGTLDRDFPAYALLGNKLRFTGVSLYSGTGMGNKPVQLVYNKGSNGSSNLCLPGSLNPDLVRGKVVMCDRGVNARVEKGGVVRAAGGIGMIIANTAASGEELVADSHLLPAVAVGRKVGDQIRAYAQHDPNPTAAITFGGTVLNVRPSPVVAAFSSRGPNTVIPQILKPDVIGPGVNILAAWSEAIGPTGLQDDKRKSQFNIMSGTSMSCPHISGLAALLKAAHPEWSPSAVKSALMTTAYTHDNTKSPLRDAADGTLSNPWGHGSGHVDPSKALSPGLVYDTTAEDYIAFLCSLEYTNEHVQAIVKRPNVTCERKYSDPGQLNYPSFSIAFGSKNKRVVRYTRELTNVGAAGSVYRASVTSPSTVRTVVKPTRLVFNNVGEKQKYTVTFVALPGAEKTARSEFGSIVWANPQHLVKTPVAFAWRQLID; via the exons ATGGCCTCCGAGGCCTTCTGGTTCGGAGCTCTGCTCCTTCTTCTCCCATGTCTCTTAGCCATGGCGAAGCAGACTTACATTGTGCACATGAACCAGCACTCCAAGCCGGAATCCTACGCGACCCACCATGACTGGTACTCCGCCAGCCTCCAGTCCTTCTCCTCCGACTCAGATTCCCTCCTTTACACCTACACCGACGCCTACCACGGCTTCGCCGCCTCCTTAGATCCGGACCAGGCCGAGCTGCTCCGCCAGTCCGACTCTGTCATTGGTGTCTACGAAGACACGGTTTACAACCTCCACACCACTCGTACCCCCGAGTTCCTGGGTCTTGATACCGAATCGGGACTCTGGGCGGGTCACTCGACCCAGGATTTGAACCAGGCATCCAATGACGTTATCATCGGAGTTCTGGACACCGGGGTCTGGCCCGAGTCCAAGAGCTTCGACGACACCGGAATGCCCGAGATCCCGACCAAGTGGCGCGGCCAGTGCGAATCTGCCCCTGATTTTGCCGCTACTCTCTGCAACAAGAAGCTAATCGGAGCTCGGAGCTTCTCCAAAGGTTATCAAATGGCCTCAGGCGGAAGCAACTTGAGAAAGCCGAGCGAAGTCGTGTCTCCTCGCGACATAGACGGTCACGGCACCCACACCTCCAGCACCGCCGCCGGGTCCCTCGTGGCCAACGCCAGCCTCCTCGGTTACGCGAGTGGAACGGCTCGCGGAATGGCGCCTCACGCGCGCGTCGCCGCCTACAAGGTCTGCTGGAGCACCGGATGTTTCGGTTCGGACATTATCGCGGGAATGGATCGCGCCATCATCGACGGCGTCGACGTCTTGTCGCTCTCTCTAGGCGGTGGCTCCGCTCCTTACTACCGCGACACGATCGCGATTGGCGCGTTCACGGCTATGGAGAGGGGTATTTTCGTCTCATGCTCTGCCGGGAACAGTGGGCCCACTAAGGCCTCGTTGGCCAACACAGCCCCATGGATCATGACCGTTGGAGCCGGGACCTTGGATCGGGATTTTCCGGCTTACGCTTTGCTAGGCAACAAACTCCGGTTCACCGGCGTGTCTCTTTACAGCGGGACCGGAATGGGAAACAAACCGGTCCAGTTGGTTTACAATAAGGGGTCCAACGGCTCTAGTAACTTGTGCCTACCCGGTTCGCTGAACCCGGATTTGGTGCGTGGGAAAGTGGTGATGTGCGACCGAGGCGTCAACGCACGTGTCGAGAAAGGTGGCGTCGTGCGCGCAGCTGGTGGGATTGGGATGATAATCGCCAACACCGCCGCCAGTGGTGAGGAGTTGGTGGCTGACAGTCATTTGCTACCAGCTGTCGCCGTCGGAAGAAAAGTCGGTGATCAAATCAGGGCATATGCTCAGCACGATCCCAATCCTACGGCTGCAATTACCTTCGGCGGGACCGTGTTGAATGTACGGCCGTCTCCAGTCGTGGCGGCGTTTAGTTCACGGGGGCCCAATACGGTGATCCCCCAGATCTTGAAGCCGGACGTGATTGGTCCAGGTGTCAACATTTTGGCAGCGTGGTCGGAGGCGATCGGGCCCACCGGGCTTCAGGATGACAAGAGGAAGAGCCAGTTCAACATCATGTCAG GTACATCAATGTCATGCCCGCACATTAGTGGGCTTGCAGCACTGCTCAAGGCGGCCCATCCAGAATGGAGCCCAAGTGCTGTGAAATCTGCCCTAATGACCACAGCTTACACCCATGACAACACCAAGTCCCCCCTCCGAGACGCGGCCGACGGCACGCTTTCTAACCCGTGGGGGCACGGTTCCGGCCATGTCGACCCCTCGAAGGCGCTCTCACCGGGCCTGGTTTACGACACCACCGCCGAGGACTACATTGCATTTTTGTGCTCATTGGAGTACACCAATGAGCATGTCCAAGCCATTGTCAAGAGGCCCAATGTTACTTGTGAGAGAAAGTATTCGGACCCCGGCCAGCTCAACTACCCTTCGTTCTCAATCGCGTTCGGGAGCAAAAACAAAAGGGTTGTGAGGTACACCCGGGAATTGACAAATGTCGGCGCAGCCGGCTCTGTATACAGAGCCTCCGTGACCAGTCCTTCGACGGTGAGGACCGTCGTGAAGCCCACAAGGCTCGTGTTCAACAATGTAGGAGAGAAGCAGAAGTACACAGTTACGTTTGTGGCTTTGCCGGGTGCAGAGAAAACAGCAAGGTCGGAATTTGGGTCAATTGTGTGGGCAAACCCACAACACCTAGTCAAAACCCCGGTTGCTTTTGCATGGAGGCAGTTGATAGACTAA
- the LOC137747303 gene encoding guanine nucleotide-binding protein subunit gamma 3-like, with amino-acid sequence MAAPSGSSASVPSLPRPRPKSPPQYPDLYGKRRETARVQMLEREIGFLEEELKSVERLQPASRCCKEVVDFVVANPDPLIPTNRKKRRSCRFWKWLCGMPCFSCSWICCCCCDGCSLHLEMPRCCDCGPCNCNPCACCLLPKWRCCCSCPRSNCCKNISCGRNCCIFPSCSCPDCSCASCCIFPSCSCPDCSCTNCCKWKCSCPKCPKVRPGCCCRITCCNPCSICF; translated from the exons ATGGCAGCTCCTTCTGGTAGTTCTGCTTCTGTGCCGTCTCTGCCACGGCCACGCCCAAAGTCGCCGCCGCAGTATCCTGATTTGTATGGGAAGCGCAGAGAAACAGCCAGGGTTCAGATGCTCGAGAGGGAGATTGGTTTTCTTGAG GAGGAACTAAAATCTGTTGAACGGCTTCAACCTGCTTCCAGATGCTGCAAAGA GGTTGTTGATTTTGTGGTTGCAAACCCAGATCCATTAATACCTAC GAATCGAAAGAAACGCAGGTCATGCCGCTTCTGGAAATGGCTATG CGGAATGCCCTGTTTCAGCTGCTCATGGATTTGCTGTTGCTGCTGCGACGGGTGCTCTCTCCACCTAGAAATGCCACGCTGCTGTGACTGCGGTCCGTGTAACTGTAATCCGTGTGCCTGCTGTCTGCTACCAAAGTGGCGATGTTGCTGCTCATGTCCCCGCTCCAACTGCTGCAAAAATATTTCATGCGGCAGAAATTGTTGCATTTTCCCGTCCTGTTCATGTCCCGATTGCTCTTGCGCAAGTTGTTGCATTTTCCCGTCCTGTTCATGTCCCGATTGCTCTTGCACAAATTGTTGCAAATGGAAATGCTCTTGCCCTAAATGTCCGAAGGTACGACCGGGTTGCTGTTGTAGAATAACCTGCTGTAACCCTTGTAGtatatgtttttaa
- the LOC137746522 gene encoding protein LURP-one-related 6-like, with amino-acid sequence MAAKDNTVMPIISKMYCSSSQAVLVVRRRPHVINGGGFVVTDCSQKVAFKVDGCGILGKKDEMILRDSDGDALLLFRRKGATVEALSIYRRWRGYSLDYEGSQDQMVFCLKEPNSCLARTRAIRISTKATKNKDWDFEIKGNFPDKDCCIVDSEGKTMAQIGVKKELMASEDLYHVVVTPGTDQAFVIGVITILDYIYGESTRC; translated from the exons ATGGCAGCAAAAGACAATACCGTCATGCCTATAATTAGCAAGATGTACTGTTCGTCTTCTCAGGCTGTGCTTGTCGTGAGGAGGAGGCCGCACGTGATCAACGGAGGTGGTTTTGTGGTTACGGATTGTAGTCAGAAGGTTGCTTTCAAGGTTGACGGATGTGGAATTCTGGGGAAAAAGGATGAGATGATTCTGAGGGACAGTGATGGAGACGCCTTGCTTCTCTTTCGCCGAAAG GGTGCAACGGTTGAGGCCCTAAGCATTTATCGGAGATGGAGGGGGTACAGTTTAGACTACGAAGGATCGCAGGACCAGATGGTTTTCTGTTTAAAAGAGCCGAACTCGTGCTTGGCAAGGACTCGAGCAATCAGAATCTCAACGAAAGCCACAAAGAACAAAGACTGGGACTTTGAGATCAAGGGCAATTTTCCTGATAAGGATTGTTGTATTGTTGACTCCGAGGGCAAAACAATGGCACAG ATCGGGGTGAAGAAGGAACTGATGGCAAGCGAGGATCTCTACCATGTCGTGGTGACACCGGGAACGGATCAAGCTTTCGTTATTGGAGTCATTACGATTCTCGACTACATCTATGGTGAATCCACCAGGTGTTAA